The following proteins are co-located in the Pomacea canaliculata isolate SZHN2017 linkage group LG8, ASM307304v1, whole genome shotgun sequence genome:
- the LOC112569911 gene encoding LOW QUALITY PROTEIN: crooked neck-like protein 1 (The sequence of the model RefSeq protein was modified relative to this genomic sequence to represent the inferred CDS: inserted 1 base in 1 codon; deleted 2 bases in 2 codons), whose translation METSIDGKTKMPKIAKVKNKMPAPVQITAEQLLREAKERELELVPPPPKQKISDPEELADYRMRKRKAFEDNIRKNRSVMTNWIKYAQWEESQKELQRARSVWERALDVDHRNITVWLKYAEMEMKNRQINHARNIWDRAVTILPRANQFWYKYTYMEEMLGNIAGCRQAFERWMEWEPEEQAWHSYINFELRYKELDRARAIYERFVLVHPEVKNWIKYARFEEKNSYINSARTIYERAVQFFGDENADENLFLAFAKFEEGQKEHDRARVLYKYALDHLPKERCNEIYKQYTVHEKKFGSRTTIEDVIVSKRRFHYEEEVKANPMNYDAWFDYLRLLEADGDVNQXRETYERAIANIPPSKQKRHWRRYIYLWIKYALFEELQAEDMERTREVYRTALSIIPHKCFSFAKVWLLFAKFEIRQKNLTAARKIMGTAIGRCPKNKMFRGYIELELQLREFDRCRILYEKFLEFNPQNCTTWMKYAELETILGDIDRARAIFMLAVNQPQLDMPEVLWKSFIDFEIEQEEYDRTRALYNQLLTRTQHVKVWISYAKFERGTEEEDAVEKARSVYRRANQQLQNSMEKEERLMLLEAWQEFEMECGDSETQKAVKKLMPQKVKKRRKVQTEEGVDGAWEEFYDYIFPDEAASQPNIKLMALAKLWKKDQSTVKENLEEKSDQDNDNKDDKEPEGDEMDKDDGETVTANISKL comes from the exons ATGGAAACTTCAATTGATGGAAAGACGAAAATGCCTAAAATTGCCAAG GTTAAGAACAAGATGCCTGCTCCAGTGCAAATTACAGCAGAACAGTTGTTGAGAGAGGCGAAGGAAAGAGAATTGGAATTGGTTCCTCCa CCTCCAAAGCAGAAGATTTCAGACCCAGAAGAACTGGCAGATTATCGGATGCGAAAAAGAAAG GCTTTTGAAGACAACATTCGGAAGAACCGTTCTGTTATGACCAACTGGATCAAGTATGCTCAGTGGGAGGAGAGCCAGAAGGAACTTCAAAG GGCTCGGTCTGTGTGGGAGAGAGCACTTGATGTTGACCATCGGAATATCACAGTGTGGCTGAAATATGCTGAGATGGAAATGaa aAACCGACAGATAAATCATGCCCGCAACATATGGGATAGAGCTGTCACCATTTTGCCACGAGCCAACCAGTTTTGGTACAAGTATACATACATGGAAGAGATGTTAGGAAATATTGCAG GTTGCAGACAAGCGTTTGAGCGCTGGATGGAGTGGGAGCCAGAGGAGCAAGCTTGGCATTCATACATTAATTTTGAACTTAGATATAAAGAACTCGATCGAGCTCGTGCCATATATGAGCGAT TTGTGCTGGTGCATCCGGAGGTGAAGAATTGGATAAAATATGCACGCTTCGAAGAGAAGAACAGCTATATCAATTCAGCTCGCACAATTTATGAACGGGCTGTACAGTTTTTTGGGGACGAAAATGCTGATGAGAATCTTTTCTTAGCTTTTGCGAAGTTTGAAGAAGGACAAAAGGAG CATGACAGAGCAAGAGTTCTCTACAAGTATGCACTTGACCATCTTCCTAAAGAGCGTTGTAATGAAATATACAAGCAGTACACTGTTCATGAGAAAAAGTTCGGCAGTCGCACTACCATCGAAGACGTGATTGTCAGCAAAAGACGATTTCATTATGAAGAG GAAGTGAAAGCAAACCCAATGAAC TATGATGCATGGTTTGACTACTTGAGACTTTTAGAAGCTGATGGTGATGTCAATC TTCGAGAAACATATGAAAGAGCCATTGCAAATATTCCTCCATCAAAG caAAAGCGTCATTGGAGGCGGTACATCTATCTCTGGATTAAATATGCTCTGTTTGAAGAACTTCAGGCAGAAGACATGGAACGAACAAGGGAAGTTTACCGTACTGCCCTTAGTATCATCCCTCATAAATGCTTCTCATTTGCTAAGGTGTGGCTGCTGTTTGCAAAGTTTGAAATTCGACAGAAAAACCTCACAGCTGCACGAAAAATCATG ggCACGGCCATTGGCAGATGTCCAAAAAACAAGATGTTCAGAGGTTACATTGAACTTGAATTACAGCTTCGGGAATTTGATCGTTGCCGCATTCTGTATGAAAAGTTTTTGGAGTTTAATCCACAGAATTGCACAACATGGATGAAA TATGCAGAGCTTGAAACCATATTGGGAGATATCGACAGGGCACGAGCGATATTCATGCTGGCAGTCAATCAGCCTCAGCTTGACATGCCTGAGGTGTTGTGGAAGTCCTTCATTGACTTTGAGATTGAACAGGAAGAATATGATCGCACCCGCGCATTGTATAATCAGCTTTTGACACGAACACAGCATGTCAAG GTGTGGATCAGCTATGCCAAATTTGAAAGAGGAACAGAAGAGGAAGATGCTGTGGAAAAAGCGCGTAGTGTTTATCGCCGTGCCAACCAACAGCTGCAGAACAGCATGGAAAAAGAAGAACGCCTAATGTTGCTGGAAGCGTGGCAGGAGTTTGAG ATGGAATGTGGAGATTCAGAAACACAAAAGGCTGTGAAA AAGCTTATGCctcagaaagtgaagaagagaagaaaggttCAAACAGAGGAAGGA GTGGATGGTGCCTGGGAGGAATTTTATGACTACATCTTCCCAGATGAAGCAGCTTCTCAACCCAATATCAAGCTGATGGCTTTGGCTAAACTGTGGAAGAAAGATCAGTCCACTGTCAAAGAAAACTTGGAAGAAAAAAGTGATCAAGATAATGACAACAAGGATGATAAGGAACCAGAAGGTGATGAGATGGACAAAGATGATGGTGAGACTGTGACTGCAAATATTAGCAAGTTATGA